The sequence below is a genomic window from Eubalaena glacialis isolate mEubGla1 chromosome 13, mEubGla1.1.hap2.+ XY, whole genome shotgun sequence.
CCAGAGGAGGTGACTGCTATTCAAATGTGAAGACAGCAATGCAAAACTCAACGATcatgaaaaatcaaggaagtATGACACCACCAAAGGGTCACAATAATCTTCTGGTAACTGAACCCAAAGACAAGAGTAAATGGTAAATCTCTAATTTactagataaagaattcaaaatagctgtgtTAAGGAGACTcagtgagctacaagaaaacaaagacaattcaacaaaatcaggaaaacaacacacaaacaaaatgagaagttgaaCAAAGAGAGCGAAACCATAAAAAGAGCCaaccagaaattctggagctgaagaatcaACAAATGACATGCAAATGCAACAGAGAGCATCAACAGCAGACTTGATcaatcagaagaaagaatcaatgaaattgaatacAGGAACTTTAAAAGTATCAAGTCAGAGGAGAAcatagtaaaaagaatgaaaagggtcACAGGATGGTATCCTATGATTTATAGGATACCATCCAAAGGACCAATTTGTGAATCACCAGAGttccaaaatgagaagagagggagaagggggcagagagtttatttaaagagataatggcCAAGAACACCCCAAATCTGGGGAGAGATATAGatatccaagttcatgaagctcatTGGTCACCAAATAAAATCAACTTAAAGAGATCCTCTcaaagacacattataataaaactcaaaaatcaaagacaagaggagaatcttaaaagcagtgggagaaaaaaatcttggGACTTACAAGGTAACCCCTCATAACACTGTCagcagatttctcaacagaaaccttACAGGCCAGGAGTTAGcaggatgatatattcaaagtgctgagagaaaaaaactgctaaccaagaatactttactcagcaaagctgtccttcagaaattAAGGAGAAAGACTTTCTGAGACAGACAAAAGCTGAGGAAATTCATCATGACCagacctgccctacaagaaatgcttaaaggagttcttcaagatgaaatgaaaggatgctaattaataacatgaaaatatataaaaatatacaacacaATAGTAAAGGTAAGTATATAGTCAAGTTCAGGATATGCTAAAACTTTAATATGGTGAAGCATTAACCACGTAACTCTAATGTAGGTATTAAAGGAcaagaattttaatattttaataactatagctacaataatttattaatgaatatgtaatataaaaagagataaattgtGACATTAAAAACATAACAGGGGAAGTAAAAGGGTAAAATTTTTGTGTGCAATTGAAATTAAGTCTTTAGtgtaaaatagactgttatatctGCAAGATGTTTTATGCAAGCCTCAATAGTAACCACACAGCAAACATCTACAGTAGactcacaaaagataaagaaaaatgaatcaaagCATCTCGTtacagaaaatcatcaattcaTAAAGGAAGGCAGcaagaaaggaataaaggaacaagggtactacaaaacagccagaacacaataagatggcattagtaagtccttacctataattactctaaatgtaaatgaattttaTTCTCCAATCAAAATATACAGAGTGGCTAGATGGATAAAAAGCAAGACAAAACAGtacactgcctacaagagactcacttcagctttaaggacacatatAGGTTtgaagtgaagagatggaaaaaatatttcatgcaagTGGAAACGAAAAGAGAACAGGGGTAGCTATGCTtaaatcagacaaaacagactaagCCAAAAACactaacaagagacaaagaaggttattatataatgataaaggggtcaattcatcaagaagatataacaatcataaatatatatacagtcaacattggagcacctaaatatattaagcaaatactaacagatataaagggagaaatagacaacagtacaataatagcaggggacttcaATACCTTACTTGCAACAATGGATAGaccatccagagagaaaatgaacaagaaaatgtTAGACTTGATTCATACTTTAGATAAAATCAACCTAACAGACGTGTACAGAACATCCCATTCAACAgcagcagagtacacattcttctcaagaacacatggaacattttccatgaTACATCATATGATAGATCACAAAATgagtcttagcaaatttaagaagatttaaatcataccaagtattttTCCCAACTACAGTggtattaaactagaaatcaataacaggaggaaagctGAAAAATTCACAGTATgtggaaattttaaattacactcCTGAAAGACCAAgaggtcaaagaagaaaccaaaagggaaatcaaaaaatatcttgaaacaagcaaaaatggaaatacaataaaCCAATtgtgggatgctgcaaaagcagttctaagaggtaagtttatagtgGTAAATGCCTacattgagaaaaaagaaagatctcaataaacaacctaactgtatgcctcaaagatctagaaaaagaagaacaaattaagcccaaagttagcaaaaggaagaaaataacaaagatcagagcagaaataaatgaaatagagaccagaaaaataatagaaaagatcagcaaaactaaaagctgtttttttaaaaggtaaacaaaattgacaacctGTTAGCTAGACTaactaagaaaaagaagactgaaataaaatcagaaaggaaagagtaGACATTACAACTGATTCCATAAATACAAAGGGTAAAAGATTACTAACAaaaattatataccaacaaattggataacctagaagaaacagataaattcctagaaacagacAAGCTACCTagactgaattatgaagaaatagaaaatatgaacaaaccaataacaagtaaggagattgaatcagtaatcaaaaacttcccaataaagaaaagcccaggatcagatggtttcactggtgaattctaacgaacatttaaggaagaattaatgccaatccttcttgAACTCCTCCAGAAAATTaaggaggagggaacactcctatctcattttataaggcaagcattaccctgatatcaaagccaaataagaacattacaagaaaagaaaactacagataaatatccctgataaatacagatgcaaaaattctcaacaaaatattgataTTAGCAAACTGGAtgcaacagcatattaaaaggatcatacaccatgatcaagcagtacttatccctgggatgcaaggaggtttgatacatgcaaatcaataaatgtgatacaccacattaatagagtgaaagattaaaatcatatgatcatctcaatagatgtagaaaaaggatttgacaaaatataacatcctttcatgattaaaatgctcaacaaattgggtatagaagaaacatacttcaacataacaaaggccaatAATAACAAGCCCACAGTtatcatcatactcaatggtgcaagactgaaagtttttcctctaatcaggaacaagatgaggGTGCTCACTCTCACCATTCCTCTTCACCGAAGTACTGGAATCCTAGCCAGAGAAatcaggcaaggaaaagaaataaactgcatccaaatcggaaaagaacaagcaaaattgtctttgtttgtagatgatatgatcttacatacagaaaatcctaGAGACTCTACCCAAACACTGTTaaaactaatcaacaaattcagtaaggTTGTAGGACGCAAAATCAAcacacagaaatcagttgcatttctatacactagaaaTACaatctctgaaaaagaaatactgaaaacagtcccattcacaaaagcatcaaaaacaataaaatacctaggaataaatttaactaaggaggtgaaagatctgtacactgaaaactacaagactttgatgaaagaaaatgaagaagacagaaatagaaaaatacccCGTGTTCATGGACCAGAAGAATTACATGCTGTCAAAATGTCCATACTGCCCAAAGCCATCCAGAGATTCAattaatccctatcaaaattccaaaggcattttcatggaaacagaaaacaaaaaaatcataaaatttgcaTGGAACAACAAAAGGCCCCCAAAAGTCAAAGCAacattgagaaagagaaacaaagtcaGAGGCATCACACTTCTGATTTCAagcaatattacaaagctatggtaatcaaaacagtacatgggggcttccctggtgactcagtggttgagaatccacctgccaatgcaggggacatgggttcgatccctggtctgggaagatcccacatgccgtggagcaactaagcccatgagccacaactactgagcctgcgctttagagcccgcgagccacaatttctgagcctgtatgccacaactcctgaagcccgcacgcctagagcccatgctccgcaacaagagaagccactgcaatgagaagcccgcgcaccgcaacgaagagtagcccctgctcaccacaactagagaaagcccgcgtgcagcaatgaagacccaacgcagccaaaaataaataaattaaaaataaatttaaaaaaagcaaacagtaCGCTACTGGCataatagacacatagaccaatgtaacagaatagagagtccagaaataaacccccacATTTACAGTCAACTAAAacttgacaagggagccaagaagacTCAACGGAGAAAGGctattctcttcaataaatggtgctgggaaaacgagATAATCATATGGTGAAGAATGAAATTGTACCCTTGTCTTATGCCACTGACAAAAATGAActggaaatggattaaagacttaaacataagacctgaaactataaaagtcctagaagaaaacataggggaaagcttcttgacattagtcttggcaacaatttttttgatataacaccaaaagcacaaccaacaaaagcaaaaattagtgagactacatcaaacaaaaaaacttctacacagcaaaagacacaacaaaatgaaaaggcaacctacagaatgggagaagatatttgcaaatcatatatctgataagaggttaatatccaaaatatacaaagaacccatacaactcaatagcaaaaaaacacacaactcaattttaaaatgggcagaggaactaaacagacatttttccaagaagacatccaaatggccaacaggtacatgaaaagatgctcaatatcactaatcatcagggaaatgcaaatcaaaatcacaataagattatcacctcacacctgttagaatggctaccatcaaaagataagaaatgggacttccctggtggttcagtggttaagactctgagctcccaatgtagggggtgcaggttcaatccctggttggagaactaagatcccacgtggtgcacagtgcggccaaaaaaacaaacaaaaaaaatacccaccaaagacaagagataacaagtgttagcaaggacgcagggaactcttgtgcactgttggtggggatgtaaattagtgcagacactatggaaaacaacacggaggttcctcaaaaaattgaaaatagaactaccatatgattcagcaattccacttctgggtatgtatccaaaggaaatgaaaacagggtaTTGAAAAGATctctgtactcccatgtttacTGCAGTATTGTacacaataggcaagatatggaaacaacctaagtggtcatcaacagatgaacggataaagaagatgtggtatgtatgtatgtatgtacatatgtatgtatacatatatatgtgtgcatatatgtaatggatattattcagccatgagaaagaaggaaatcctgccatttgtgacaacaaggACGGACCCTGAGgatattatattaagtgaaataagtcagacagagaaaaacaaatactgtatgatactgcttttatgtggaatctaaaaaagttgaactcaaaGAAACAGAGAGTTGAATGGTGGCTATGAGGGGTTAGGTACAGGGCAAAGGGGAGGTGTTGATCAAAggatacaaatttccagttataagatgaatacgttctggggatctaatgtacagcatgttgattatagctaataatactctACGATATACCTGGAAGTTGTTAAGATAGTAGAccttaaatgttttcaccacaaaagaaaatggtaattatgtgacatgatggaggtgttagctaatgctatggtggtgatcattttgcaatatatgagtGTATCAAGctaacacattgtacaccttaatcttatacaatgttatatgtcaattagatctcaataaagctgtaaaaataaataaataaaggtcttCTCCAAAAAACAAAGACCTGACAAAACTGAATAGGTACAGTTGGATCATTAAAAGCCCTTATTTGGGTCTGTATGAATCATTTTAATTATCAGTAGTTTTTGTCTCATCGTGTAAGACATGGTTTTTCAAAATGGTGCTGCTGGGCCCAAATATTTCCTGACCCTTCCTTCTGTCACCAGCCTGGAGCTAAAGGTCAAACGACAATATTTGAAAGCAAGTCCTTAAAAGACAATGCAAAAACCTaaacatgaaagaataaaaattaagtatttcAATGTAGAAGAAACAGCTATCATGGACTAGTATATCAGAATCTAATTTTCAGGGCCAGTTCTCACCTTAAGAAACTAACGCCCATGTATATCTAAATTAATCCTGTTCTTCACCCGATGTGTTTTCCATCATGTAGATAAATGTTTTACCACCTGGGCTGCACATTGGAATTACGTGGGGAGCTTTTTAAATATACTGATGTGCTCTACCCCAAAAGATTGCTTTCATTGGTCTCAGTGCATCCTGGCATCAGAAATTTTTTCCGAGATAGAATTCACCTCCTGAAACCGAGGGTAATCATCAGTTAAATCCATCACACCTGGAGCCCACCATCATGCTCAAGCTCACTTTAACTGTTGCTACCAAAGACTTGCACATCCTTCAAGGGGCACATAGCCCAAAAGATAAGATGTTTGCCcgagttgttttccaggaacttggagtcagctgcaTCTAGTTCGAGCTGGAGCCTGTTAAGACTGGGCATCTGGAAGGACCTCGTAAAACCTGAAAACCTAAAGCGGGAACCCTGGGGAGGTGGGTGATGGCACAGCTGGGAGGCGGGCCGGGCACACCACctagaaggaggaagggaagcagcTCCCAGGATGCTCAGCAAACCAGGACCAGAGCTGCTCACTTCTCTCATCCCTCTCCCTCAGTGGGCCCCCAGGTGGGTTATCACGCACCTCACACACGACGGCATGATTCTCTTCATCTTGGGCCTCTATGAGTTCAGCCAGGAAGTATTCGCCATAAGTCTCCTTCAGGATGGTGTCATGGTGCAGGAATATTGGCACGAGGTCGTCGTGATCTTCCACCCTGTTTACCGGAAAGGCTTAAATTCAGTGCTGGCTCCTCTGCTTGCTCCTGCGACCCTGTTCTAAATGCCAGGGATAGAGCAACACGCCCATGAAATgaacttacattctaatgggggGAACAGACAACAAAAATGTAACAAACAAATCACCTGGAACATTTCAAAGAGTGGTAAGTTGCTTTGGGATGGAGAGTGATGGGGTCAGGGAGTGACACTTGAGTGAGACCTGAGTGAAGAGACGGGGAGGAAGCTGTATCGAGACTTGGAGGTGGGAtgtcccaggcagaggggacacgCTCGGCCCGGCTGGGCGTGGACTGCAGGGCAGCATCGCTCACGAGCCAAAGGACAGCAAGGTGGGCACAGCGCCTCCCAAAAGTGCTCCAAGGAGCACTGCTTCTATGATATTGCTCCCAGCAGCCCTTCCTCCCCTTAGAAGAAATCCACTGTCTAAAAACACTTTTCCGCTATAGGGTCCCTCATAGATCGTCACAGTTATAAAGACTCTGGGAATTACtaagataaagaatatttaaGCTTGTTTATGCATTCCTCCCATGCAACGGGCCCATGGTACCCTTTATTCCTAAAATGTCTCTCTACTTCCATGGAGGGGGAGATGCTGGCTTGAAGGTAACGAAGGTCTGCTCACCATCCTGGGCACGTCTACCTCAAGCCTCCTTCTCAGGACCTCTACCGTGACCTCAACTACCAgtgtgggtggggagaggaggacccAAGAACCAGGTTTACAGCAGCAAGAGGATGCTGGTCCTTGGCCTCCATTTTGCTGCCATATTCcacattcctttcttctttttagcAGATTCTTGATTAAGTCTACTCTATTTTACCTGTCTAGGATGTTCTTATACATTTTcctggtctttttcttttaaaatgttccatattcatattatttttttctagtgtaACTGATTTGGCTACTACCTTTATCTTCCCTCCCCCTTATTTCATTACTCTGACATCTTTATCATCCCACTTTATCTTCTAATATGTTCTCCTTGATGTTAATAGCAGCTCTATCTAATGAGTGGCAAAGACTCCATGACCAGACCCTAGCCTAGTACACCCTGAGCCTCTTTTCCACTAGGTCTGAAAAGACATGAACAAACACTAACAGTTCCTAACAGTTCAAGGCCACATCCCTAGAATGACCTGAGATCCCCTTAAAATGCCTGCCTGAGAAAGctcagggctgccagaagaaGTTCCTGTTTGTTCCAGCTGACACCTGAGGATAAGGCCCCGTCTCCCAGCCTTTGTGGGAGGTCAGGAGCCTAATTTCCATCAGGGCTAGTGAGTGACTCAGATGGGTCTCACAGGGACCAACCCCACCTTCCCATTTTTTGTAATTTGTCACTTCCCTGACTCTACTGAGACCCTGCTCActcccctcccagctccctcattttctctttattttatttaattttatttatttacgttttattttccctccttttctcttcaAAAGGCCCAGtcaccatggagcaactaagcccgtgacccacaactactgagcccacatgccacaactactgaagcccgcgtgctgcaacaaagagtagcccccactcgacgcaactagagaaagccggcgtgcagcaacaaagacccaatgcagccaaaaataaataaattaaaattaaaaaaaaaaaaaaaaggcccagtcACCTCCGTACAAATCAAAGTTGAGTTCAGTCCACCCTGGATGTTTCCCCCTATCGCAACGGTTATTACGGATTAAAATCTGTCCTTACCATCGTTCGGCTTTGTCGACCTTTGACATCTGCACACCCTGGAGCCCACAGCCCAGGGGCAACAGTGACAGCCAACGTGGACGGGGCCCTACCGCACGCACTGACAGCGCTGGGGTGCTGTCGCTTGGCCTGTTTGCAGGTGCGGACGTGTGGCCCAAGGGGGCGCCTCTGGGGAGCGACCCCCGCTCCACACTGGCAGCTCCCAGCCCTCTAATCAGCCTCTGCCTCTCCTGGTTGAGAAACTGGCCCAGTCCCCTCGCTGCTGAGCCTTGGTGTCTCACCTGCACAAGGCCAGGTacgaggagagagggagggtacAGCGTGGGCATGCCCTCAAGGTCACTCTCGGGCAGGCAGTCGGCCCCCGGCAGCATCTGCTGTGGGAAACTTCACAGTCCCCCCACCATTTGATATGCCCCGAAACCCCCATCAGCTGCCTCCACCTGAGAGCCCAGGACCTCGGCTGGAAGGGCCGAGAAGGCCCCAGTGCATTCCAGAAACCCCTCACTTCCCCGCAAAACCACCCGCAAAAGGGTACTGCTAATGGAGATGGCTTTTCTCTGTAAAAAGAGTCCTGGACGATACTggttaagacaaaacaaaacaagaagattCTAGGAGAGAACAGCCAACAAATCCACTTTCAAATATCCTGCCAAAAAATAAAGTCCACATCAGTATTTATTAATagagataattattttaaattatgtgaaaGTAATTCAATATCCTAATCTTCTTAAGTGGATCAAGACAGCTATCACTGTGTACCATGGGCTTTTATCTATATGATGGACACAAAACTACTACTTTGTGGTATAAAAATCAGGAATAAAGGTTCAGAGAGACCCAGGGCCGTAAGCCTAATCATGAGCCCTCGGCAGCCCGTGAACAAAGTGATCCATAATCACACCTCAACACTTATTCTTCTGGGAATAAGAAGAAAATCATGGAGCTCTGAAGAGTCTCTCCCTTCAGCCCTtcctcaaaatggataaagaggaacTTGTTCTAAGAAACGCATTCCTTGGGGTAATCGATGATTTATGATCTTGCATCAGCCCCGGTGCTAATGATAAAGTATGACATCAGCCTCGCAGAGTCTCAAATGGCATATGACAAAGTCCAGCCCCATGGAAACAGACACCCTGGCTACTGAAAACAATTCATTcagtaaaatgtttaaatttgagCACTGCCTGCCGCTCGGATAGGAGGAGAGCCACAGCTTCCCGTGGAGCCGCTGGGCACAGCAGGGCCACATGCCCAGCACTTCCGTGACCCCCAGAGTTTAGGTGGTGATAATTATGAAGGTTAGGGTTGATCAACACAAAGTACAATGAGGCTGACACCGCTGAATAAGGATCAACCTTCCTTTGGAGCTTCCAGCCAGCACGTGCTTGGAGAAGGCGACCACGTGCGTGTTAATGTAATCGGTTAtagactatttttatttatttatttatttatttatttatttatttatttatttatttatttatttatttatttatttatttatttatttatttatttatttatttatttatttatggctgtgttgggtcttcgtttctgtgcgagggctttctccagttgcggcgagcgggggccactcttcatcgcggtgcgcaggcctctcactgtcgcggcctctcttgttgtggagcacaggctccagacgcgcaggctcagtagttgtgactcacaggcccagttgctccacggcatgtgggatcttcccagaccagggctcgaacccgtgtcccctgcattggcaggcagattctcaaccactgcgccaccagggaagccctagactattttattttaacttgtttGGAGGAAACAAAAGGTCCATCCCATAGAAACGGGTTTGATCATCCAGgcccctaaatgtccatcgaactCTGAAAAACATGCCAGTGAAAATGGGGTGGGATCCGAAACTGAAGAAAATCAACAGCCTCTCAGGACACCTCACTTGGGGCCTGGGTGTCCTGTAAGCCCAGGAGAAGACAAGGTGAAGGATGACAGGGCCCTGGTGGCTGTCGCTGGCTTCCTCAGaggtgggaagaagggaggacAAACTCACTCACCACTTCCACTACATCAGTGAACGGGGCTTTCAAGGAGCAGCGTGATGCCAGACCCCAGGGCACTTGCCCGGCTGGCTGGCACTGTCCCTTGGTGGCAGGTGGACCTCTCAGCATCCGGACCACTCTTCTGTAGCATCACAAGCCTAGAGGAGAACCTACAGGTGGCTTCCCTGGATGCGGGAGGTGTGCGTTGTCTCCTTGCCAGCAAAGAAACCACTGCAAACTCACAGATGGCAAGTTCCTGCTTAGGGGCCGTAAGGACGGCCGCAGCCTATCTTTGCGTTCAGAATACTGGCATGGCCTCCTCTCTCCTGTCTGATGGCATCTTCCACAACCAGAGAGGACCCACATTTCATTAGCTAGACTTAAAAATGTACCATTGGAAAAGTGATTCTGATATTTAAATGCCataaatattgtatttatttaagcCTGAaagagtgtgtatatatgtgtgcatattctTTAAGAAATCAATGAATAGCTGCAGCTGATCCCACCCGCCGCACTGCGTACCCTAGCAGTCAGTGGGTGAGCTTGGAGCCGCAGAAGTCACCATGGGGAGGCAGGGCGGGGGCAGCATGGCAGCCTCCTTATGGCTCCGTGGAGCCGCCGGCAGCAACCAGCAGTGGCCAGCCTTGCAGCCATGTGTTCTAGGTCAGTGGCTTCTAAGACTCCAGTTGGATTCACTGGAGTAGGCAACATGGGGAGTCCAATGGCAAAAAATCTCATGAAACATGGCTATCCACTCAGTATTTATGATGTGTTCCCTGATGCATGCAAAGAGTTTCTAGATGCACGTGAACAGGTAGCGACTTCCCCAGTAGATGTAGCTGAAAAAGCTGACAGAATTATCACAGTGTTGCCCACCAGCATCGATGCGATAGAAGCTTATTCTGGagcaaatggaattctaaaaaaagtgaagaaaggcTCACTGTTAATAGATTCCAGCACTATTGATCCTATGGTTTTGAAAGAATTGGCCAAAGAAGTTGAGAAAATGGGAGCAGTTTTcatggatgcccctgtttctggTGGTGTGGGAGCTGCTCGGTCTGGGAACCTCACGTTTATGGTGGGAGGAGTCGCAGAAGAATTTGCTGCTGCTGCCCAACAGCTGCTGGGATGCGTGGGCTCCAATGTGGCATGTTGTGGAGCTGCTGGGAGTGGGCAGGCTGCAAAGATCTGCAACAACTTGCTGTTAGCTATTAGTATGACCGGAACTGCTGAAGCTATGAATCTGGGAATCAGGTTAGGGCTTGACCCAAAACTCTGGGCTAAAATCCTAAATATGAGCTCAGGACGATGTTGGTCAAGTGACACTTATAATCCTGTACCTGGGGTGACGGATGGAGTTCCCTTGGCTGATAACTATCAGGGTGGATTCAGAACAACATTCATGGCTAAGGATCTGAGATTAACACAAGACTCTGCTACCAGCACGAAGAGCTGAATCTTTCTGGGCACTCAGGCCCATCAGATCTACAGGATGATGTGTGTGAAGGGCTACTCCAAAAAAGACTTCTCATCCGTGTTCCAGTTTCTACGAGAGGAGGAGACATTCTGAGTTTGCCCTTTGGCTGTGGATGCTGTTGGAAACCACACTCTATCTTGGAGCCCCTTATAGCTCACTCCATAAGTAAATGGGCTTAATCAAAGGTCACCTGTCTGCTTTTGATTGTCTAGGTCACAGTAAACCCTGGGATTTTTCACCCATTTTTAACTGCTTATTCTTTTTATCTATTTAGCAAGCACATATtatctgaatttgtttttttcctgcaagCCACTGATGGTCTCTGCTAGCTAGCTGATTGATCTTTTTCAAAAGTTTGATTCCTGAGCATCGTCAGCTAAAACGTTGCCTACTCCAATCAGGATATTATTTACT
It includes:
- the LOC133103997 gene encoding 3-hydroxyisobutyrate dehydrogenase, mitochondrial-like, encoding MCSRSVASKTPVGFTGVGNMGSPMAKNLMKHGYPLSIYDVFPDACKEFLDAREQVATSPVDVAEKADRIITVLPTSIDAIEAYSGANGILKKVKKGSLLIDSSTIDPMVLKELAKEVEKMGAVFMDAPVSGGVGAARSGNLTFMVGGVAEEFAAAAQQLLGCVGSNVACCGAAGSGQAAKICNNLLLAISMTGTAEAMNLGIRLGLDPKLWAKILNMSSGRCWSSDTYNPVPGVTDGVPLADNYQGGFRTTFMAKDLRLTQDSATSTKS